From a single Ignavibacteria bacterium genomic region:
- a CDS encoding SpoIIE family protein phosphatase produces MTVKKNIFRLFLLIASFSLLCAGCSLPGGPKRNVSFKVISKHRLLPSDNVYLTGNNKTLGNWDASAVRMERKSDTAFIKTLSFNEGQSVEFKVTLGSWNSEALNADGWILDNSRLTVTKDTTVTLSVENWGRYLHARNVKPGIIQGYDNSIKLVNNWKYHSGDNTEWAKPDFDDTLWQTAASSFSTDNFDSLRWNSTGWFRTRLNVDPALWGKTFGMKITQMGASEIYYNGRLLKSFGKVGTSQSGYSPSPKNDWLEFTFDPKADQVIAVRYANYNTAVQLNQGFDPGFAIFLMDLNSAFSITDELRPYTIHQMVFTLIPLILSFLHLFLYIFYRRQKQNLYYAFCLLGFAGLTYFNYERFMLDNVDLMVFLQRLNVLSAATAIFFGLMTMYSVSYDTLPKRWRAYLAYYIALSVSGFFNVSPGVTTYFIYLQFGITLAEGVYASVRKCGVKRRGTWIILPGFIVMSLFILLQLLMDFNIIYFFGLQQSYVYGMIAFVIAMSLYLSYNFAYVNRDLEEQLEKVKVLSENAIEQERIRASLEIERRVMEAENLRKTRELESARELQLSLLPKDVPQSGNLEVACFMKTAAEVGGDYYDFHMTDDNALTAVIGDATGHGLKAGNMVILAKGLFNTLAREKDLIEVMHSFNRSIKQMNLYMLTMCMSLIRIKDDCLEYVSAGMPPMQIYRKASGKVEEFLLKGMPLGAFNDFPYQKISGNICSGDVLLIMTDGLPEMFNPKKETYGMERVVEAFREAAGKPAGEIIDHICASARAWAGENTLEDDMTVMVIKVK; encoded by the coding sequence ATGACTGTTAAGAAAAATATATTCAGGCTTTTTCTGCTTATTGCCTCTTTTTCCCTGCTGTGCGCGGGCTGCAGCCTGCCTGGGGGACCTAAGAGAAACGTGAGCTTTAAGGTAATTTCCAAACACCGCCTTCTGCCTTCGGATAACGTGTACCTTACAGGAAATAATAAAACCCTGGGCAATTGGGATGCTTCGGCCGTAAGAATGGAACGCAAGTCGGATACGGCTTTTATTAAAACGCTCTCTTTTAACGAGGGACAAAGCGTGGAGTTTAAGGTTACCCTCGGCAGCTGGAACTCAGAGGCCCTGAACGCCGACGGGTGGATACTGGATAACTCAAGACTCACCGTTACGAAGGATACCACGGTTACACTCAGCGTTGAGAACTGGGGACGCTACCTGCACGCAAGGAACGTTAAGCCCGGTATTATACAGGGCTACGACAACAGCATTAAGCTTGTAAATAACTGGAAATACCACAGCGGCGATAACACAGAATGGGCAAAGCCTGACTTTGACGACACTCTGTGGCAGACCGCAGCCTCCAGCTTTTCTACGGATAACTTTGACAGCCTCCGCTGGAATAGTACCGGGTGGTTCAGAACGCGCCTTAATGTGGACCCGGCGCTGTGGGGTAAAACCTTCGGCATGAAAATAACACAGATGGGCGCGTCCGAAATATACTATAACGGCCGCCTCCTTAAGTCGTTCGGGAAGGTGGGCACTTCCCAATCGGGCTACAGCCCATCTCCTAAAAACGACTGGCTGGAATTTACTTTTGACCCGAAAGCGGACCAGGTGATTGCCGTAAGGTATGCCAACTATAACACAGCCGTTCAGCTGAACCAGGGATTTGACCCGGGATTTGCGATTTTTCTGATGGACCTTAATTCGGCGTTCAGCATTACCGATGAACTGAGGCCGTACACAATACACCAGATGGTCTTTACGCTTATTCCGCTAATACTTTCTTTTCTGCACCTGTTCCTTTATATCTTCTACAGGCGCCAGAAACAGAACCTTTACTACGCCTTCTGCCTGCTCGGGTTTGCGGGACTTACGTATTTCAACTATGAACGCTTTATGCTGGATAACGTGGACCTGATGGTATTCCTGCAGAGGCTTAACGTCCTCTCGGCTGCAACGGCCATATTCTTCGGACTGATGACTATGTATTCCGTAAGCTACGACACACTGCCTAAAAGATGGCGCGCGTACCTGGCTTATTATATAGCGTTATCCGTTTCGGGATTCTTTAATGTTTCGCCCGGCGTGACTACTTATTTTATTTACCTTCAGTTTGGCATTACGCTTGCCGAAGGCGTGTATGCCTCGGTAAGGAAATGCGGCGTAAAGCGCAGGGGCACGTGGATAATCCTGCCCGGCTTTATTGTAATGAGCCTATTCATTCTGCTGCAGCTGCTGATGGATTTTAATATCATTTACTTCTTCGGCCTTCAGCAGTCTTATGTTTACGGAATGATAGCTTTTGTTATTGCAATGTCGCTGTACCTGTCGTATAATTTCGCCTACGTCAATAGGGACCTTGAAGAGCAGCTTGAGAAGGTGAAGGTGCTTTCGGAAAACGCAATTGAGCAGGAGAGGATCAGGGCATCGCTTGAAATTGAACGGAGGGTAATGGAGGCTGAAAACCTGAGGAAGACCAGGGAGCTGGAGTCCGCGCGGGAGCTGCAGCTGTCGCTTCTGCCGAAGGATGTACCCCAATCGGGGAACCTTGAGGTTGCCTGCTTTATGAAAACCGCGGCCGAGGTTGGGGGCGATTATTACGATTTCCATATGACTGACGATAACGCCCTTACTGCCGTTATTGGCGACGCCACAGGCCACGGCCTTAAGGCTGGCAATATGGTGATCCTGGCAAAAGGCTTATTCAACACTCTGGCGCGTGAAAAGGACCTGATTGAGGTAATGCACTCATTCAACCGCTCAATTAAGCAGATGAACCTTTATATGCTTACCATGTGCATGTCGCTTATAAGGATTAAGGATGACTGCCTGGAGTATGTATCGGCCGGAATGCCGCCCATGCAGATCTACAGGAAGGCTTCGGGCAAGGTGGAGGAGTTCCTTCTGAAGGGGATGCCGCTGGGGGCGTTTAACGATTTTCCGTATCAGAAGATCTCAGGAAACATCTGTTCGGGCGACGTGCTGCTGATTATGACCGACGGCCTGCCCGAGATGTTTAACCCTAAAAAAGAGACTTATGGAATGGAAAGGGTGGTGGAGGCCTTCAGGGAAGCCGCCGGAAAGCCCGCGGGGGAGATTATAGATCACATTTGCGCCTCCGCCCGCGCCTGGGCCGGCGAAAATACGCTTGAGGACGATATGACGGTAATGGTAATTAAGGTTAAATAA